atgcacgtgtgtgtgtgtgtgtgtgtgcatgcagggcCCCCCTGTGTGCGTCTTTGTTTCTGCATGTGGCCGCATATGCCAGCATGTGTGCCCATGAGCCACGGCGAGTTACAATGTGCCCGTTGTATGAGGAGAAACCCAATAGCCAAGGACACGGTAGCTCTGCAAGCAGCTGTccctcctctgcacctcctAATACCCCCCCCACTGCCGAGGGGCTGTTTATTATGACGGAGGCCTGCACGGTATTAAGATTCAGCTTTTATATTCCTTTAAAACACTGGTAGAGTttgtgaaaacaaagaaaacggaTTCTACGGTTTGGAATTGTAAGATGTGCTTTAAAGTTGACCTTTAAATTTATTTAAGTAAATGTATAAAGATGCGTAAAATTAGCAACGTGCTGCGTAGATACATCCAGCAAAACGCACATTAGTTTGGAGCATCTCCTTCTCTTTTAATTCCTTTTTGCTTTCTGCCAGCTGTTGACAAAATGTTCCAGATTCTTGATTCACATCAAAGCACCGAGCTGGTATTTTGTGTAACGCTGCATCGACAgtggatttttaaaaacatgctgGGGTGTAAAATCGTATCAATTGAAAGTAGTTTGAGTGGGTATagcgttgttgcctcacagcatgaaggtcgcaggttcaaatcccacttggggccttcctgtgaggagttttgtatgttctccccatgtctgcgtgggttctctccgggttctccgtgtTCCTCCCGCCaccgaaaacatgcaaattaggtgaattgcgTACagtaaattgcccataggtgtgtgtgtgtgtgtggccctgcgatgaactggcggcttgtccagggtgtccagggtgtagaccccccccccccccccctccacacgggggaggggggggggggggggcacacacacaccatccatccatccagcggCTCTCCCGTCTGCGCGCTCCCGTCAGTTGCTTTGGCGTGAGCGTGCGCAGCAGATGAAActtgaaggagctgcagagttTGGAGTGAAACGGATCTCCTTCACATTcagcggaccccccccccagacggatCGGAGCTCCCCGTGAATGAGCATGAACTCCCCGAAGCTGCTGGCGCTGCGGCTGCTCCTCTCATTACTGCactgtgagttttttttttttatgatttaaaaaCTTTATCAAACAATTTTCTGATGTTTTAATGTCAAAACGAGGCTGTAATTGACCTTTACATTCAAGTGCTTGACAAAATATTCAGAGGATTAAATGCAATAGATTGTAATAATATTTAATGacataaatatacagtaatGTATTTGGACGGGGCTTCTTGCACCACTGAAGGCTTTTACTTTTATATGACGAAGATAATACctaggttctagattgttcttggtatctttataaaccgaccatgaaaagaaaaagggaatcagagtttgtgtatttttaagaAAGTTTTGAACCCATAAATgcgggtttcaatgttaaaatgtaatattttttactgactaaattctagatcagatccagatgaaattcggtggtgagatagagacccccaccctacatgactgtggcaaattccataaacattggtctgtaatcaatcgagatagaggaacaaattctgacgCTCCATTGGCGGCAATGTttatgaaaatttcaaagtgatccagaatccaggatctcttctggatcatcaccaaaatgcaatcatctgttcctgggggaggtgtgatgcgttcagggacttCATCGGGGGCTGAGATTGTGCAGGGAGCGGCTCTGGCTGGGCCTCGTGTTTACACCGATCCCTCACTGATGCTGCTTGAACCCGAGATCCACGGGCTGATGAGCCGCATCACGTGACCCGCGGAGGAGGTCCCACCCTTCGGTTTGAAGTTGGCCCTGAACTGACCCTGTTGATAATTGGACGGAGATGAAAACGGCCATTTGCTATCTGAAGAAAACGCATTTGAAGTTGCGGCTTTGGCGAGTGTGTCGGTCTTTCTTGTGTTTCCTCGTGAGGACTAAATGTCCCCGCGGAGAGCAAAACTCTTATCCTCAGGATGAGGCTGGTCCAGGAcgatgctgacacacacacacacagatgttaaCATGACTTTAAGTACAACTTTTACACCGAACTCCTaaatattttgtgtaattaatgacctcatgtgtgtttttttcttttccacgtGCAGTATATATGTATACTTTATGTGAAGGAGTGTTAGCTCTGCTCTGTGTCTGCACAAATGAATGTACAGATCACCAAGTCAGGTTATCAGGTCAGGATATTGCGGCCGGAGAGACAGTCATCCATCACCGACATTCCAACACGTCTCCGCTCCTGGTACCGCCAGGGtccgtaacccccccccccccccacacacacacatgcccctatttctctctctgtctgcaccCACACAAAAGAAGGCAGATATGGACGCGTTCTGCTGTGGGAAACCAATATTACGCATGCTTGCTATGGAGACGgcctcatgttttttttttatcatattgTTTGTGATTGGTCCACGTCTAGACATTGGATGTCAGCAGCAGTGATGAGCACCTTTTTAACTACTGATTGATATTCTCACCTCTGCAGGTCCTTTCTGTTTGCTGGTGacggtcagcagcagcaaacctCAGGTGGAGGTCCATGAACACACAGGTGAGGCTCCGCTGAGTGTGTTTTCTCAAAATGGTTATCTTTACGGATCGTATCTGATTTTACGAGTTGTCATTCCAAAACAAACCAATAAAATCATTCCCCTGCATGCCCTCCTGTCCGCATCCATAACTCTCTAcactgttcttcctcttcctcttcctctggccTGGCAGCATCCTTTTCCCTAttattatattgtttttattattttcccgGCCCCTCAGATGCTGTGCTCACCTGTGAGTTCAGGACAGAGAAGGACCAGAACCCTCGAATTGAGTGGAAGAAGAAGGGAAAGTCAGTGACCTTCGTGTACTTTAATCACAAATTGGCTGGTAAGTCTCAACATACCGTTTGTCTCCTCTAAACCCGTCCAGGTGACCCCATGTGCCTTTCtttccatcatccctccattaCTCCTAAGACCTTTGCATTTAAATTAGGTTTCGTTCTGTCTCCTCTAACGTCTTTCCTTGATCTTCCACTTTAGGATCTTACGCAGGCCGAGCAAAGATCGAGGGAGCGACGCTGACGATTCACTCCGTGACCCAGAAAGACTCGGGGGAGTACCGCTGTGAGGTGACTGCAGGCGAGGATCACGTCAACCTCGGCGAGGCTACGGTGACGCTCAGTGTGCTCGGTACGAGTCCGACGGATGAACTATGTCTCGATCACGTGGGGGAGGGGTTTGCCCCTTCCTGTGAATGATGCTCGCATGGCGTCTCGGTTAATGCGATTAGTTTTATGATTGTCCATTATTCCAACAACTCTGAGTTCCTGGTAAATCAAACGTACTGCTGCTGTTTGATTGGATGATGCAAAAGAAACAATCCAAAAGCAACTTGCCCTTCACATATTGAGCGTATCCAGTAATTGTGGCAGCGGTCGGGTCCGTGGGGCCTTGGCTTCGGAACCGGAGGCCAGTTCAAGGCCGGTGTGGGCCGTAATATGGACACTTCACCTACTGGGTTCTGCCGATGTGCCCTTGACCAAGGCGCCAAACCACTAAGTACTCCCAGTGCGCCGCCGCGTGGTTACCCGTCACTCCACCATCGctctccatgtgtgtgtgtgtgtgtgcgcgtgtgcgatTGTGTGTCGGAACTATTTGTGTGAATATACTCGTgtgaaaaaataatttcccatcgagggatcaataaagtttctAATAAGAGATCAATATATGACTCGCACTGAGAACTAAAGTCCCATGCTGCGTTCAGAGAAGCATTCATTGGGAACTCCGACTGTGTTGTTGACACACCCATGACCgtgtgtgaacacatgaacgAGGAAGACAAGGAATGCATGATGCAACCAGATCAATATTGTCATTGATATTTGCGTGGGCTTCTCTTTGTGCACGGCTGACAATTAGCATCATTCTGATTccttttcagactgaaacttTCAacgtttgagttttgtttttgttttttgtaagaCAGAGGAATTGATTTTTAGTTGTTCTTCTGGCAGATCAAAGCATCATCATGTTGTATTTCTGCACGTGTGTTTTCTCCTTGTGCTGCATCCagagctccttttttttttgtctctacCTTCTTAGTGCCTCCTCATGTCCCGTCCTGCGAGGTGCCAAACTCCGTGTTCGTGGGTTCGGGTCTGGATCTCCTCTGCAGGGACAAACTCAGTGTCCCCCCGGCCACCTACCGCTGGTACAAAGACAACAAGGCTCTGGCGACCACAGCAGGAACTCCATATAGCATCGACACGAGCAAGGGAACACTGGTCGGTGGACAATATTAGTATGCAAATACTctgaagaacaaaaaacacacacttagtTGTACCCGGGTCTCTATAGACGCATTCACACGGACATACAGCTGCTTATTGAATAGTATGGCATTGAACTTTCGTCTCGTCTTTTTCTGGAGCAGACGTTACAGAGTGTGTCCAAAACTGATGAAGGGATGTACCGCTGCGAGTCCTTCAACAGCGTGGGGGCCCCCAAGAGCTGCGTGGCCCAACAACTGCACGTTATTGAATGTAAGCCATCGGGTTAATGCTCTGCTCTGATCAGCGAAGGCCAGAGTAAAACGCTCGTTCCTCTTCTAGACCCTTGGAATCTGGCGATTTTCATATCGGGAACTGCGGCTCTGGTGacgctgctcttcttctgctgtctcTGCGTTTGCGTCTGCCGACGCCGAGGCTGCTGCAGGAGTGAGTTTCGTGAGCGTCTGCCGTCGTCTTATTTGTGTTGACTAAAGCATTTAATTCAGAGGCATAAAGTGTGTGCTCGTCCTGTGAGCACAAAAGgagcaacagaaaagaaaagtgaatgCAGGACCGGAGCTTTTCAGATAGTTATTGCGTAACATCtactattttgtttttaaacttcctcttttctcatttccttGAACAGAGGACCAGAAAACTAAAAGGTAAGGCCATCATTACATTTCAGTGTGACGCTCTTGTGGTTGAGCTCACAATGAACCATCACCCTCCATCTTGCAGCACCAAGTCTttcaaccctcctcctcctcctcctcctccgatccACAGCGTGAGTAATCAGAGGGCCGGTTGTTGCGTCTGGCTCTGCTGACTTTTGCTGTCACTTATCTGGGGTTCCATTAAATCCTGTTTCAGTCGATGAGATCTAATTAttgattgtgtgtctctgctctcAACAGCTCAAACACTACAAACAAACTCACTCATTCATGATCTGAGGAGAAAACAATCAGGAATCTTAAACGCACCTGAAAGTCACCTGAGCTCACGGAGCGGAAACTTTCTCAAGTATTTTCCCACTTCCTGTACTTTGGTATCtatgcatttttaatgtttCTTAATATCATACCTCCTATAATTTTAGTACATAGTACTAGTTACATATTTGAACTGGATTCCCCTTTTTCTTCTGGTGCGTTAGGACAatcttgttttaaatgtatgaaCTCTGCTTAGGTTTagagcttgtttgttttttaaaactcTTTTACGCCATCTATAGGCGAAACCCTGTTTTACTGCTATCAAATGAAGtatctttaatttttatttaactgttttcaTTCGAGAGCGTTCTTtcctttgttgttttaatgttgtatagaacatgtttgtgtgtaaaccATAAAGCTGTATAAATTCAAATGGTGTAAAATGAGCGACAAAGGAACAGGTGTCTGCACACACTGAATGGTGTCCTGGACATTTATGAAATACGCAATGCTATTTTGATTACTCTATTTTTTGATcaataaagaacatttaaaaacgtGAGCAGATTGGAATagtataatatacagtataatacaGTATAATTATCATACTCTGAATGATCTCGGCTATAatttatgttaaaaaataaCCTCTCGCTTTTATTTCACATGCAAGGATATTGGCAGAATGATGTTCGCATTTAAATCTAATCCACTTTGTTTCGGTACATCCTCACAAAGCCATCAGAGTGGCCGTAGATTCCTTAATACCGATTATAATTACATTCATtaaatcactttttttgttgttgttgttgacgagGAGTAGCTACAGCcaggtgtgatgatgatgatgatgaaagtgATAATGAAATACCAAATCAACTTTTATTTATGTTACTGTTTACTTTCATCagtagtaaaataataataaaaaagaattccaGGAAAAATAAACACTAAATGATGTGATCAACATTTCATTGTTGCCCACTAGGTGGCGCCACAACTCTAACTGTAGGCACACCGAGGCACTGGCTGTAAAGGTGCAAATCTGCACGTTTGCCATCTTTGATCCATTTTTGCTCAAAGGCAGCTCTGCCCCAGCTATATTGATTGCTCTCTCTGTGTTGAAACTTTTGAAAAGCACTGATTCCCTGCAGCTTCACTTCAGACACGCTTCAAAGGGTTAGTATTCCTGTGTTTTCTTGTGGTTTCTGTTTGATCGAGGCAGTTAGTGTAACATTAAGTTGTGCTATTGATCTGAAAGTAAAGCGAGAACTCTCACAATCATCAATATCTTTTGATCAACCATTCAGGCTGAAGGAACGAGCATCAACCCGGCTCTAGAAGATGCTGTCGTTGCTCAGTCGGTCGTTTGTGAGTGAGAACTGTTGGTAGCAGCATActgaaataacattttgaatttaatgaatgctttttatcttttattcatAAGCCAAGGGCATCCGGGCACAAAAGATCTCTCTTTCACCGCTTACTACCTC
This region of Brachionichthys hirsutus isolate HB-005 chromosome 12, CSIRO-AGI_Bhir_v1, whole genome shotgun sequence genomic DNA includes:
- the jam2b gene encoding junctional adhesion molecule 2b yields the protein MNSPKLLALRLLLSLLHCPFCLLVTVSSSKPQVEVHEHTDAVLTCEFRTEKDQNPRIEWKKKGKSVTFVYFNHKLAGSYAGRAKIEGATLTIHSVTQKDSGEYRCEVTAGEDHVNLGEATVTLSVLVPPHVPSCEVPNSVFVGSGLDLLCRDKLSVPPATYRWYKDNKALATTAGTPYSIDTSKGTLTLQSVSKTDEGMYRCESFNSVGAPKSCVAQQLHVIEYPWNLAIFISGTAALVTLLFFCCLCVCVCRRRGCCRKDQKTKSTKSFNPPPPPPPPIHSLKHYKQTHSFMI